Within Pseudomonas sp. LBUM920, the genomic segment AAACGTGCCGGCGTTTTTGCTTTTGGCTTCGGAGAAGGCATTGCCGAACCGATAGCCCGCCAGGACCTTGCCGAAGTAGTGGCGCTTTTGTTCCTCTGTGGCGGTTTGCAGCAGAATGTCCACCACGCCCAAATGGTTCTGCGGGATTTGCCCCAGCGATGGGTCGGCGGCGGAGATCAACTTGATCACCTCGGCCACCGTCACATAAGACACCTCGGCGCCGCCATAGGCTTCAGGAATGGTGATGCCCCACAAACCGCTGGCAGAAAACTCGTCAAGTTCGGCCACAGGCAAGCGCCGCTCGCGGTCGCGCGCGCTGGCGTCGACGGCAAAGCGTGCGGCCAGGCGCGTGGCGACCTCGATGGCTTCGGCGTCCGAGCGGATGATATGGGCAGGTTGTTGAGGGTGGGCTGACATGGCCGACTCCAGGCTCCGGTGAGATGACCTGGGTGATTGCAGGAGTCGTGCCTGAATGTAATCGCCAATAAAATCAGGGTGTTGCGGCTAAAATCTTGAAAGGCCTGCGTGTGCAGGCGAGCAAAGTGTCCATCCACTGTTGCCAGGCAGACAGTTAGATCACCACGTTGCGCACAAAGCGCACCGCCACCTCACCATCATTGCGATAGCCGTGGGCCTGGCGGCTGGCGAACATGAAGAACTCACCGGTGGCCACGTGTTTTTCTTCGTCATCGAGGATCAGGGTCAGGCGGCCTTCGAACACAAACAGCTGCACGCTCCAGCCTTCCGGGTCGGGTTCCGGGCTGTAACGGTCGCCCGGTTCCAGGCGCATCTCCCACAACTCCACCTCGCGCCGAGCAGTGGCCTTGGCCAGCAATACGGCTTTACTGCCGGGAATGTCGCCGGCCCACGCCAGCTCGTTGATGCGGCTGTGATCGCTGGCATCCGGCGCCTGGATCAAGTCGCTGAAGGCCACATCCAGGGCTTCGGCGACGCGGTCCAGGGTGGACAGGCTGACATTCTTCTCGCCCGCCTCGATGGCCACCAGCATGCGCCGGCTGACGCCGGACTTTTCCGATAGCGCGGTCTGGCTCATGTCGGCAGCATGCCGCAGACGACGGACGTTCTGGCTGACGTGTTGCAGGACCGACGCCCGATGTGGATTTTCTTTGTGCACTATATTGCTCAATAGGTAGGTGTGCGCAGTATACTGCCCAGCGTGCGGCGCATTGTGCGGTCCGTGCCTTTCCCTTGCAAGACCGAGCCGCCATGACCGCCCCGAACCCCTCCTCACGCTTCAACCGTTTCAGCAAAGCCGAATGCATTCTCGTGGTGATCACCATGATCTGGGGCGGCACCTTTTTGCTCGTGCAACATGCGATGACGGTCAGCGGGCCGATGTTTTTCGTGGGTCTGCGGTTTGCCGCAGCGGCCATCGTGGTGGGGTTCTTTTCGTTGCGCACCCTGCGCGGCCTGACCTTGTTCGAGTTGAAAGCCGGCGCCTTCATCGGCACTTCGATCATGTTCGGCTACGGCATGCAGACCATCGGGCTGCAGACTATTCCGAGCAGTCAGTCGGCGTTCATCACGGCGCTGTATGTGCCGTTCGTGCCGCTGCTGCAGTGGTTGGTGCTGGGTCGCCGCCCAGGGCTGATGCCGGCCATCGGCATCATGCTGGCATTTACCGGCTTGATGTTGCTCACCGGCCCGGCAGGCGCGTCGCTGAACTTCAGCCCCGGCGAAATCGCCACGCTGATCTGTGCAGTGGCGGTGGCCGCCGAAATTATTCTGATCAGCGCGTTTGCCGGGCAGGTGGATGTACGCCGGGTGACCGTGGTGCAACTGGCCACGGCGTCGTTATTGTCGTTTCTGATGGTGGTACCGATGGGGGAACCCTTGCCAGGGTTTTCCTGGTTACTGGTATTCAGTGCCGTAGGCCTTGGCTTGACCAGCGCGGTGATCCAGGTCGCGATGAACTGGGCGCAGCAGAGTGTCTCGCCGACACGCGCCACCTTGATCTACGCCGGTGAACCGGTGTGGGCCGGCGTGATCGGGCGAATGGCCGGTGAGCGCTTCCCGCCGATCGCGATGGTGGGGGCGGCGTTGATTGTGGCGGCAGTGATTGTGAGTGAGCTGAAGACTAAAGGGCAGAAGGCCATCGACCTGCAGGATGAAAGGGAACAGGAACAGCAGGGCTAGGGTCTGATCGCTTGCACTGGCTGTCAGATCGCCATCGCGTGCGAGCCCGGCGCCCACAGGGGGCCGTGGTGACGGCTGCAACGGAGCCAGCCGAAACAATGCTAAACGGGTGTTTTCAGCCTACCTTGTAGGATCCTGCCACATCTTGGCGTTTGGTGATCGAGAAAGCGGCACGTATGATGCATCCCAAACTCCCGCAGATTAGAAGCCTATGTCCCTGATAGTTCTACTGCTTCTGCCTTTTATTGGCAGCTGTCTGGCGGCCTTGCTGCCGCACAATGCACGTAACACCGAATCCCTGCTGGCTGGCCTCGTGGCCCTGGTCGGCACCATTCAAGTCGCCCTGCTCTACCCTCAGATCGCCCACGGTGGCGTGATCCGCGAAGAATTCATGTGGTTGCCCAGCCTTGGGTTGAACTTCGTGCTGCGCATGGATGGGTTCGCCTGGCTGTTCTCGATGCTGGTGCTGGGCATCGGCTCGCTGGTGTCGCTGTATGCGCGCTACTACATGTCGCCGGACGACCCGGTGCCGCGTTTCTTCGCGTTTTTCCTGGCCTTCATGGGCGCCATGCTCGGGCTGGTGATTTCCGGCAACCTGATCCAGATCGTGTTCTTCTGGGAACTGACCAGCCTGTTCTCGTTCCTGCTGATCGGCTATTGGCACCACCGCGCCGATGCCAGGCGCGGTGCCTATATGGCGCTGATGGTCACCGGCGCGGGCGGCCTGTGCCTGTTGGCCGGCGTGATGCTGCTGGGGCATATCGTCGGCAGCTATGACCTGGACCAGGTGCTGGCGGCGGGCGATCAGATTCGCGCGCACTCGCTGTACCCGGTCATGCTCGCCTTGGTGCTGATCGGCGCCCTGAGCAAAAGTGCACAGTTCCCTTTCCACTTCTGGCTGCCCCACGCGATGGCGGCACCGACGCCGGTTTCGGCCTACCTGCACTCGGCGACGATGGTGAAGGCCGGCGTGTTCCTGCTGGCCCGCCTGTGGCCGTCGCTGTCCGGCAGCGAAGAATGGTTCTGGATCGTCGGCGGTGCCGGCGCCATCACCCTCCTCCTCGGCGCTTACTGCGCCATGTTTCAAAACGATCTCAAGGGCCTACTGGCCTACTCCACCATCAGCCACCTCGGGCTGATCACCCTGCTGCTGGGCCTCAACAGCCCGCTGGCCGCCGTCGCTGCGGTGTTCCATATCCTCAACCACGCCACGTTCAAGGCCTCGCTGTTCATGGCCGCGGGCATCATTGACCACGAAAGCGGCACCCGCGATATTCGCAAGCTCAGCGGTCTGGTGCGCCTGATCCCGTTTACCGCGACCCTGGCGATGGTAGCCAGCGCGTCGATGGCCGGGGTGCCGTTGCTCAATGGCTTCCTGTCCAAAGAGATGTTCTTCGCTGAAACGGTATTTATCTCGGCGACCGCCTGGGTGGAAATTGCCCTGCCGATGATTGCAACCATCGCCGGCACCTTCAGCGTCGCCTATGCGCTGCGCTTTACCGTCGATGTGTTCTTCGGCCCGCCCGCAACCGACCTGCCGCACACGCCCCACGAACCGCCGCGCTGGATGCGCGCGCCGGTAGAACTGCTGGTGTTCACCTGTCTGCTGGTGGGCATCTTCCCGGCCCAGGTGGTCGGCTCGATCCTCGCCGCTGCCGCACTGCCGGTGGTCGGTGGCGTACTGCCCGAGTACAGCCTGGCGATCTGGCACGGCTGGAACGCGCCGATGATCATGAGCCTGGTGGCGATGTCCGGCGGCGTGGTGCTCTACCTGCTGCTGCGCAAACAGCTCAAGCGGGGCCGCTTCAAGTACCCGCCGGTCATCAGCTACTTCAACGGCAAGCGCATGTTCGAACGCAGCCTGGTGGTGATGATGCGCGGCGTGCGCCGGATCGAAAAACGCATCAGCACCAAACGCCTGCAGACCCAGCTGTTCCTGCTGGTGATGGCAGCGGTGATTGCAGGTTTGATCCCGATGCTCAACAGCGGCCTCAGTTGGGGCGACCGGCCGAAAATCCCGGGCTCCATTGTGTTTGTGACCCTGTGGCTGCTGGCGATTGCCTGCGCCCTCGGCGCCGCCTGGCAAGCCAAGTATCACCGGCTGGCGGCCCTGACCATGGTCAGCGTGTGCGGCTTGATGACCTGCATCACCTTCGTATGGTTCTCGGCGCCGGACCTGGCGTTGACGCAGTTGGTCGTCGAAGTGGTGACCACCGTGCTTATCCTACTGGGCCTGCGCTGGCTGCCACGGCGGATCGAAGAAGTGTCGCCACTGCCCAGCTCGTTGCGCAAGGCGCGCATTCGCCGCCTGCGTGACTTCCTGCTGTCCACCGTGGTGGGCGGCGGCATGGCGCTGCTGTCCTACGCGATGCTGACCCGCCAGACCCCTAACGACATCTCCTCGTTCTACCTCAGCCGCGCCCTGCCCGAAGGCGGCGGCAGCAACGTCGTGAACGTGATGCTGGTCGACTTCCGTGGCTTCGACACCTTCGGCGAAATTACCGTACTCGGCGCCGTGGCGCTGACGGTGTATGCCCTGCTGCGGCGCTTCCGCCCGTCCAAAGAAAGCATGCAACTGCCCGCGCAACAGCGCCAGTTGGCGCCGGACGTGGCCACCGACCTGGTCAACCCGCGCCAGGCCAGCGACACTGCGCTGGGCTTCATGATGGTGCCGGCGGTGCTGGTGCGCCTGCTGCTGCCAATTGCGCTGGTGGTGTCGTTCTACCTGTTCATGCGCGGTCATAACCAGCCGGGCGGCGGCTTTGTCGCAGGCCTGGTGATGTCGGTAGCGTTCATCCTGCAATACATGGTTGCCGGTACGCAGTGGGTTGAGGCGCAGATGAGCCTGCGGCCAATGCGCTGGATGGGTTTTGGCCTGCTTTCGGCCACCCTGACCGGGCTCGGCGCACTGTTTGCCGGTTACCCGTTCCTCACCACCCATACCTGGCATTTCAGCGTGCCCGTGCTCGGCGATATCCATATCGCCAGCGCGCTGTTCTTCGACGTCGGCGTGTACGCCATGGTCGTCGGTTCCACGCTGCTGATGCTCACCGCCCTCGGCCACCAGTCCGTGCGGGCCCACAAACCGAGCAACCAGGCGAAAAAAGTGGTTGCCGCAACGCAAGGAGCCGCCTGATGGAAGAAGTCATCGCAATTGCCATTGGGGTCCTGGCGGCCTCCGGCGTCTGGCTGATCCTGCGGCCACGGACGTTCCAGGTGGTGATGGGCCTGTGCCTGCTGTCGTACGGGGTCAACCTGTTCATTTTCAGCATGGGCAGCCTGTTTATCGGCAAGGAGCCGATCATCAAGGACGGCGTGCCGCAAGACTTGCTCCACTACACCGATCCCCTGCCCCAGGCGCTGGTACTGACGGCCATCGTGATCAGCTTCGCCATGACCGCGCTGTTCCTGGTGGTGCTGTTGGCCTCCCGCGGGCTGACCGGCACTGACCATGTAGACGGTCGGGAGCCCAAGGAATGACGTGGATCAATCAACTGATCGTCGCGCCGATCCTGCTGCCGTTGCTGACCGCCGCGCTGATGCTGATGCTCGGCGAAAAACGCCGTCCGCTGAAGGCAAAAATCAACCTGTTCTCCAGCGTCGTCGGCCTGGGCATCGCCGTCCTGCTGCTGTACTGGACACAACAAGGCGGCCCCGGCTCGATCGGCGTGTACCTGCCGGGCAACTGGCAGGTACCGTTCGGCATCGTGCTGGTGGTGGACCAACTGTCGGCGATGATGCTGGTGCTCACCGGGATTATCGGCGTGAGTGCGCTGCTGTTCGCCATGGCCCGTTGGGACCGTGCCGGTACCAGCTTCCACGCGCTGTTCCAGATCCAGATGATGGGCCTGTACGGCGCCTTCCTGACAGCGGACCTGTTCAACCTGTTCGTGTTCTTCGAAGTGCTGCTGGCGGCGTCCTACGGCTTGATGCTGCACGGCTCGGGCCGTGCGCGAGTGTCGTCGGGGCTGCATTACATCGCGATCAACCTGCTGGCCTCGTCGCTGTTCCTGATTGGCGCGGCGATGATCTATGGCGTCACCGGCACGCTGAACTTTGCTGACCTGGCGCTGAAAATCCCATTGGTGCCAGAGGCCGATCGCGGCCTGTTGCATGCCGGTGCGGCGATTCTGGCAACAGCATTCCTGGCCAAAGCCGGCATGTGGCCGCTGAACTTCTGGCTGGCGCCCGCCTACTCCTCGGCCAGCGCGCCGGTGGCCGCGATGTTTGCGATCATGACCAAGGTGGGCGTGTACACCGTGCTGCGCCTGTGGACGTTGCTGTTTTCGGGGCAAGCCGGTGCTTCGGCACTGTTCGGCGGCGACTGGCTGGTGTACGGCGGCATGGCAACGATCATTTGCGCCGCATTGGCGATGGTCGCGGCGCAGCGGCTCGAACGCATGGCCAGCTTGAGCATTTTGGTGTCGGCAGGGATTCTGTTGTCGGCCGTGGGCTTTGCTCAGCCAAGCCTGACGGCCGGAGCGCTGTTCTATCTGGTCAGCTCGACGCTGGCATTGAGCGCGCTGTTCCTGCTGGCCGAACTGATCGAGCGTTCGCGCTCGGCCAATGACCTGCCGCTGGACGAGGAAATCGACGCGCTGCCCAAGGCCATGGAATCGTTGCATCCACGGCCCGGCGTGAACCTCGACGATGAACAGAAAGCCGTGGTCGGCCAGGTGATTCCATGGACGATGGCCTTCCTCGGCTTGAGCTTTGTCGCCTGCGCATTGCTGATTATCGGCATGCCACCTCTGTCTGGCTTCATCGGCAAGCTCAGCCTGTTGAGCGCGCTGGTTAACCCGCTGGGGCTGGGAAATGCCGTGGATGAACCCATACGCCCCGCCGCCTGGGGCTTGGTGACCTTGCTGATCCTGTCGGGCCTGGCGTCGCTGATCGCCTTCGCCCGCCTGGGCATCCAGCGCTTCTGGACGCCGGAAGAACGCCCCTCGCCGTTGCTGCGCCGCTACGAGTGCCTGCCGATCTTTTTCCTGCTCGGCCTGAGCATTCTCCTAACGTTCAAGGCCGAGCCGTTGATGCGCTACACCCAGGCCACTGCCGAAAGCCTGAACAACCCGGAACACTACGTGATGGCCGTCTTGGCGACGCGACCGGTGCCAAGCCCTGAAGCCAAGACCGCCGCCCTGGAGGTGCAGCCATGAGCCGTCTGTTCCCTGCCCCCTGGTTATCGCTGGCGTTGTGGCTGTTATGGCTGGTGCTGAACCTGTCCGTCAGCCCCGGCAACCTGCTGCTCGGCGCGTTGCTGGGCTTTCTTGCCCCGCTGCTGATGGCGCCGCTGCGCCCGTTGCCGATCCGCATCCGCCGCCCTGGGGTGATCCTGCGCCTGTTCCTGGTGGTGGGCCGCGACGTGATCATCTCTAATCT encodes:
- a CDS encoding Na+/H+ antiporter subunit C yields the protein MEEVIAIAIGVLAASGVWLILRPRTFQVVMGLCLLSYGVNLFIFSMGSLFIGKEPIIKDGVPQDLLHYTDPLPQALVLTAIVISFAMTALFLVVLLASRGLTGTDHVDGREPKE
- a CDS encoding monovalent cation/H+ antiporter subunit A; this translates as MSLIVLLLLPFIGSCLAALLPHNARNTESLLAGLVALVGTIQVALLYPQIAHGGVIREEFMWLPSLGLNFVLRMDGFAWLFSMLVLGIGSLVSLYARYYMSPDDPVPRFFAFFLAFMGAMLGLVISGNLIQIVFFWELTSLFSFLLIGYWHHRADARRGAYMALMVTGAGGLCLLAGVMLLGHIVGSYDLDQVLAAGDQIRAHSLYPVMLALVLIGALSKSAQFPFHFWLPHAMAAPTPVSAYLHSATMVKAGVFLLARLWPSLSGSEEWFWIVGGAGAITLLLGAYCAMFQNDLKGLLAYSTISHLGLITLLLGLNSPLAAVAAVFHILNHATFKASLFMAAGIIDHESGTRDIRKLSGLVRLIPFTATLAMVASASMAGVPLLNGFLSKEMFFAETVFISATAWVEIALPMIATIAGTFSVAYALRFTVDVFFGPPATDLPHTPHEPPRWMRAPVELLVFTCLLVGIFPAQVVGSILAAAALPVVGGVLPEYSLAIWHGWNAPMIMSLVAMSGGVVLYLLLRKQLKRGRFKYPPVISYFNGKRMFERSLVVMMRGVRRIEKRISTKRLQTQLFLLVMAAVIAGLIPMLNSGLSWGDRPKIPGSIVFVTLWLLAIACALGAAWQAKYHRLAALTMVSVCGLMTCITFVWFSAPDLALTQLVVEVVTTVLILLGLRWLPRRIEEVSPLPSSLRKARIRRLRDFLLSTVVGGGMALLSYAMLTRQTPNDISSFYLSRALPEGGGSNVVNVMLVDFRGFDTFGEITVLGAVALTVYALLRRFRPSKESMQLPAQQRQLAPDVATDLVNPRQASDTALGFMMVPAVLVRLLLPIALVVSFYLFMRGHNQPGGGFVAGLVMSVAFILQYMVAGTQWVEAQMSLRPMRWMGFGLLSATLTGLGALFAGYPFLTTHTWHFSVPVLGDIHIASALFFDVGVYAMVVGSTLLMLTALGHQSVRAHKPSNQAKKVVAATQGAA
- a CDS encoding helix-turn-helix domain-containing protein, whose protein sequence is MHKENPHRASVLQHVSQNVRRLRHAADMSQTALSEKSGVSRRMLVAIEAGEKNVSLSTLDRVAEALDVAFSDLIQAPDASDHSRINELAWAGDIPGSKAVLLAKATARREVELWEMRLEPGDRYSPEPDPEGWSVQLFVFEGRLTLILDDEEKHVATGEFFMFASRQAHGYRNDGEVAVRFVRNVVI
- a CDS encoding DMT family transporter — its product is MTAPNPSSRFNRFSKAECILVVITMIWGGTFLLVQHAMTVSGPMFFVGLRFAAAAIVVGFFSLRTLRGLTLFELKAGAFIGTSIMFGYGMQTIGLQTIPSSQSAFITALYVPFVPLLQWLVLGRRPGLMPAIGIMLAFTGLMLLTGPAGASLNFSPGEIATLICAVAVAAEIILISAFAGQVDVRRVTVVQLATASLLSFLMVVPMGEPLPGFSWLLVFSAVGLGLTSAVIQVAMNWAQQSVSPTRATLIYAGEPVWAGVIGRMAGERFPPIAMVGAALIVAAVIVSELKTKGQKAIDLQDEREQEQQG
- a CDS encoding monovalent cation/H+ antiporter subunit D; the encoded protein is MTWINQLIVAPILLPLLTAALMLMLGEKRRPLKAKINLFSSVVGLGIAVLLLYWTQQGGPGSIGVYLPGNWQVPFGIVLVVDQLSAMMLVLTGIIGVSALLFAMARWDRAGTSFHALFQIQMMGLYGAFLTADLFNLFVFFEVLLAASYGLMLHGSGRARVSSGLHYIAINLLASSLFLIGAAMIYGVTGTLNFADLALKIPLVPEADRGLLHAGAAILATAFLAKAGMWPLNFWLAPAYSSASAPVAAMFAIMTKVGVYTVLRLWTLLFSGQAGASALFGGDWLVYGGMATIICAALAMVAAQRLERMASLSILVSAGILLSAVGFAQPSLTAGALFYLVSSTLALSALFLLAELIERSRSANDLPLDEEIDALPKAMESLHPRPGVNLDDEQKAVVGQVIPWTMAFLGLSFVACALLIIGMPPLSGFIGKLSLLSALVNPLGLGNAVDEPIRPAAWGLVTLLILSGLASLIAFARLGIQRFWTPEERPSPLLRRYECLPIFFLLGLSILLTFKAEPLMRYTQATAESLNNPEHYVMAVLATRPVPSPEAKTAALEVQP